The proteins below come from a single Papaver somniferum cultivar HN1 unplaced genomic scaffold, ASM357369v1 unplaced-scaffold_51, whole genome shotgun sequence genomic window:
- the LOC113342977 gene encoding aluminum-activated malate transporter 2-like encodes MDIESGKFDSQSNNGRYLESGFEWFKGFIGKLIQSGTKFEGKVEKLGRDDPRRLIHSLKVGITLALVAILFYFSPIYGGFKSATMCAILTVVVVFEFSVGATLGKGMNRAIATFAGAGLGVAIHHLADLAGKGGEPILLGSFVFLLAAVGSFSRFFPGIKARYDYGVLTFILTFSLVSVSGYRIDEIFELVLHRFSTVLIGCLICVMISVFVYPVWAGEDLHNQTCLNMEKLGDLLEAIGRDGLVHDNTSKYLLHLPGCESVINSKAAVESLVNFARWEPPHGKFRYGHPWKHYLKINMVTRQCAYKIQSLCNSIKTSQTQSVELSKMIQKENMTVSTELGKALKELSNSIKMMAYSESILKHLSNSTDAADNIKVSLQSCKLEDTNIFELMPEIQTTTLLMEVIESIGSIIDSVHELSSLAKFKGSEVPKPQVECICSDDQAAHVVIMVCALSSDLESGVSQDNCHL; translated from the coding sequence ATGGATATTGAATCAGGGAAATTTGATTCACAGAGCAACAATGGCAGATATTTAGAAAGTGGGTTTGAATGGTTTAAGGGTTTCATTGGGAAGCTCATACAAAGTGGAACCAAATTTGAGGGTAAAGTAGAAAAATTGGGGAGAGACGATCCAAGAAGACTAATTCACTCCTTGAAAGTTGGAATAACCCTAGCATTGGTCGCTATTCTCTTCTATTTTAGTCCCATTTATGGTGGATTCAAGTCTGCAACAATGTGTGCAATCTTAACAGTGGTTGTCGTTTTTGAGTTTAGTGTTGGTGCCACTTTGGGTAAAGGAATGAACAGGGCAATCGCAACATTTGCAGGTGCTGGTTTAGGGGTTGCTATTCATCACCTAGCAGACCTAGCCGGAAAGGGAGGAGAACCCATTCTTCTCGGTTCTTTTGTATTCTTATTGGCCGCTGTCGGGTCCTTTTCTAGGTTTTTTCCCGGTATCAAAGCAAGATATGATTACGGAGTTTTAACTTTCATATTAACATTCAGTTTAGTTTCTGTATCGGGTTACAGGATTGATGAAATCTTTGAATTGGTTCTTCACAGATTCTCCACTGTTTTGATCGGTTGTCTTATATGTGTGATGATCTCAGTCTTTGTTTATCCTGTATGGGCTGGAGAAGATTTGCATAATCAAACTTGTCTCAACATGGAAAAACTTGGggatttattagaagcaattggaaGAGATGGTCTAGTTCATGACAACACTAGCAAATACTTACTTCACCTTCCTGGATGTGAAAGTGTTATAAACTCAAAGGCAGCTGTAGAATCTCTTGTTAATTTTGCAAGATGGGAGCCACCACACGGAAAGTTTAGATATGGTCATCCATGGAAGCACTATTTGAAGATCAACATGGTAACTCGTCAATGTGCATACAAGATTCAATCTCTTTGCAACTCCATCAAAACTTCTCAAACCCAATCAGTGGAATTAAGTAAGATGATTCAAAAGGAAAATATGACAGTGAGTACAGAGTTAGGGAAAGCATTAAAAGAATTATCAAATTCAATTAAGATGATGGCATATTCTGAATCTATTTTAAAACATCTTAGCAACTCAACGGATGCCGCAGATAATATCAAAGTTTCCCTACAGTCATGTAAATTGGAGGATACAAACATCTTTGAGCTGATGCCGGAAATTCAAACAACTACTCTACTGATGGAAGTCATTGAGAGCATAGGAAGTATTATTgattcagttcatgaactttctaGCCTAGCAAAGTTCAAAGGTTCAGAGGTGCCAAAACCGCAAGTGGAGTGTATTTGTAGTGATGATCAGGCAGCACATGTTGTTATTATGGTATGTGCACTATCTTCAGATCTGGAAAGTGGAGTTTCACAAGACAATTGCCATTTGTGA